Proteins encoded by one window of Nocardia goodfellowii:
- a CDS encoding DUF167 domain-containing protein — protein MPPTAVRATVKPNSRKGPLVETAADGTLTLYVRAPAVEGKANKAAIELLAEHYGVSKSSVRLIAGAGSRFKRFEIDR, from the coding sequence GTGCCACCGACAGCGGTAAGGGCGACCGTCAAGCCGAACAGCCGTAAGGGCCCGCTCGTCGAAACCGCCGCCGACGGCACCCTCACCCTGTACGTGCGCGCGCCGGCCGTCGAGGGCAAAGCCAACAAGGCCGCGATCGAACTCCTCGCCGAGCATTACGGCGTATCGAAGAGCTCCGTGCGTCTGATCGCGGGCGCGGGCTCCCGCTTCAAACGCTTCGAAATCGACCGTTGA
- a CDS encoding DUF4349 domain-containing protein has translation MRKLAVLCIGLLSLTLFVGCGDNDAADSDSGASGRSFETAAPAVAPPGFREQAPGDSKQQPSGEVLSRKEVVTGSVDIIAGDPIAAAGQVAGQVTAAGGRIDSRTEQPGTDDDDRPSASLTVRVPADKTDAFIDGLGKIGEVAEISTNRDDVTMQWEDLDARIKALQASVDRLRALIAGANNTADLIAAEQALSSRQGELDSLTAQKRRLDDQVALSTLTISLRTDADHSDDGPSNFWDGIVEGWNSLVGWLQDAVVFLGKAIPWLGFLVLLGAALWGLVKLIRRPRRPRHTVGPEASAPAETVAGTGESRATDSGKGDRQAEQP, from the coding sequence ATGCGAAAGCTTGCGGTTCTGTGCATCGGTCTGCTGAGCCTGACACTGTTCGTGGGCTGCGGTGACAACGATGCCGCCGACTCCGACTCCGGTGCCTCCGGCCGATCGTTCGAGACGGCCGCCCCGGCGGTGGCGCCGCCCGGATTCCGCGAGCAGGCGCCCGGCGACAGCAAGCAGCAGCCCAGCGGGGAAGTGCTGTCCCGCAAGGAAGTTGTGACCGGCAGTGTCGACATCATCGCCGGTGATCCGATCGCCGCGGCCGGCCAGGTGGCCGGTCAGGTGACCGCCGCGGGCGGCCGGATCGATTCGCGCACAGAGCAACCCGGTACCGATGACGACGATCGGCCCAGCGCGTCGTTGACGGTCCGGGTGCCCGCCGACAAGACCGACGCCTTCATCGACGGTCTCGGCAAGATCGGCGAGGTCGCCGAGATCAGCACCAACCGTGACGACGTCACCATGCAGTGGGAAGATCTCGACGCCCGAATCAAGGCGCTCCAGGCCTCGGTGGACCGGCTGCGCGCCCTCATCGCCGGCGCGAACAACACCGCCGATCTGATCGCCGCGGAGCAGGCGCTGTCCAGCCGCCAGGGCGAACTCGACAGCCTCACCGCGCAGAAACGGCGTCTCGACGACCAGGTCGCGCTGTCCACCCTGACCATTTCGCTCCGCACCGATGCCGACCATTCCGACGACGGGCCGTCCAACTTCTGGGACGGCATCGTCGAAGGCTGGAATTCCCTGGTGGGTTGGCTGCAAGACGCGGTTGTCTTCCTCGGCAAGGCGATTCCCTGGCTCGGCTTCCTGGTGCTGCTCGGCGCGGCCCTGTGGGGTTTGGTGAAACTGATCCGCCGGCCCCGGCGACCACGGCACACGGTAGGTCCGGAAGCATCCGCGCCCGCGGAAACCGTTGCCGGGACAGGAGAGTCGCGTGCCACCGACAGCGGTAAGGGCGACCGTCAAGCCGAACAGCCGTAA
- a CDS encoding DUF2798 domain-containing protein: MNSAKSYSRNAFGKLPARYSAVILPMLLSILMTCVVSFISTLMSDGLALGIWLRSWAVSWPIAFPTLLLVLPVVRRITAALVHAPQAAHSARR; encoded by the coding sequence ATGAATTCCGCTAAGTCCTACTCCCGCAACGCTTTCGGCAAGCTGCCTGCCCGGTATTCGGCGGTGATCCTGCCGATGCTGTTGTCGATTCTGATGACGTGCGTCGTGTCGTTCATCAGCACGCTGATGAGTGACGGTCTCGCCCTGGGTATTTGGTTGCGCTCGTGGGCGGTGTCCTGGCCCATCGCGTTTCCGACCCTGCTGCTCGTGCTTCCCGTCGTACGGCGGATCACCGCGGCGCTGGTGCACGCGCCCCAGGCCGCGCATTCGGCGCGAAGGTGA
- a CDS encoding FAD-binding oxidoreductase gives MSVGAAAAVSSGFAARTAAEPVVRQGPSLDWSRLSTRSRGPVLLPSDSEYATAKQLFDPRFDAARPAAVVRATDTEDVRAAVAFADEHDLSIAVRGGGHSYVGASAADGALVIDLRQMREITYDNGVAVIGAGASLYGIQAELARHGQTLPLGTCPAVGIAGLTLGGGIGVESRLYGLTCDRLREATLVLADGSRTAVSAANRPELFWALRGGGGGLGVLTSLTFRTCPATSKDIVRLAFSGTAAQQVLTGWARWLPETGRTVWASVEVSADGAGAVGCAIRLVCTAGTGVTTAARLAGVIGAAPVGTHHRTLGHLDAVLSLAGGRPDTPRTSTVAGSDVVARYSPELADAVVEAISSRSSAGGRGMVLVDPLDGAVRDLLADATACPWRNHSAVLQWIATDYRDPGEAAAWIDRAHQLVGAHSAGGYINYLEPAQPTNRYFAANTSRLSDIRAAVDPDGRMSVR, from the coding sequence GTGAGTGTTGGAGCGGCCGCGGCGGTCAGCTCCGGGTTCGCCGCGCGCACAGCGGCAGAACCGGTTGTGCGGCAAGGCCCTTCGCTGGACTGGTCGCGTCTGAGTACGCGCTCGCGCGGGCCGGTGCTGCTCCCGTCCGACAGCGAATACGCCACGGCCAAACAGCTTTTCGATCCGAGGTTCGACGCCGCGCGCCCCGCCGCCGTGGTCCGGGCGACGGACACCGAGGACGTGCGCGCGGCCGTCGCCTTCGCCGACGAGCACGATCTGTCGATCGCCGTCCGCGGTGGCGGGCATTCCTATGTCGGCGCGTCGGCCGCCGACGGCGCGTTGGTCATCGACCTGCGGCAGATGCGCGAGATCACCTACGACAACGGCGTCGCGGTGATCGGCGCAGGCGCGTCGCTCTATGGGATTCAAGCCGAACTGGCCCGGCACGGTCAGACCCTGCCGCTGGGTACCTGCCCGGCAGTCGGTATCGCCGGGCTCACCCTCGGCGGCGGCATCGGCGTGGAGTCGCGGCTGTACGGGTTGACCTGCGACCGGCTCCGCGAGGCCACACTCGTGCTTGCCGACGGTTCGCGCACAGCCGTCTCGGCGGCGAATCGACCGGAGTTGTTCTGGGCGCTGCGCGGCGGTGGCGGTGGCCTCGGCGTGCTCACCTCGCTGACCTTCCGCACCTGTCCCGCCACATCGAAAGACATTGTGCGCCTGGCCTTTTCCGGAACAGCGGCCCAGCAGGTACTGACCGGCTGGGCACGCTGGCTGCCGGAGACCGGGCGCACCGTCTGGGCCTCGGTCGAGGTCAGCGCGGACGGCGCCGGCGCGGTCGGCTGTGCGATCCGGCTGGTTTGCACCGCGGGAACCGGCGTCACGACGGCGGCGCGCCTGGCCGGGGTTATCGGTGCCGCGCCGGTCGGCACACATCATCGGACACTCGGTCATCTCGACGCGGTCCTGAGCCTTGCGGGCGGGCGACCCGATACACCCCGCACGAGCACGGTGGCGGGTTCCGATGTGGTCGCGCGATACTCGCCCGAGTTGGCGGACGCGGTGGTTGAAGCCATCTCCTCGCGTTCGAGCGCGGGCGGCCGCGGCATGGTGCTGGTCGATCCGCTCGACGGCGCCGTGCGCGACCTGCTCGCCGACGCCACCGCCTGCCCATGGCGTAACCACAGCGCGGTCCTGCAATGGATCGCCACGGACTATCGAGATCCGGGCGAGGCGGCGGCTTGGATCGATCGAGCCCACCAGCTGGTCGGCGCGCATTCGGCGGGCGGTTACATCAACTACCTCGAACCGGCTCAGCCCACCAACCGCTACTTCGCCGCAAACACCAGCCGCTTGTCCGATATCCGCGCGGCTGTCGACCCGGACGGCCGCATGTCGGTTCGCTGA